The Blattabacterium sp. DPU genome includes a window with the following:
- the rplS gene encoding 50S ribosomal protein L19, protein MNYIKYIEDKCSSRNDFPLFHSGDTVTVFFEIKEGEKKRIQSFKGVVIKKQGKGLTKTFTIRKISTGIGIERIFIFNQPNIQKIEINKKGKVRRSKIYYFRALKGKKARVKS, encoded by the coding sequence ATGAATTATATAAAATATATAGAAGATAAATGTTCTTCTAGAAATGATTTTCCATTATTTCATTCAGGAGATACAGTGACTGTTTTTTTTGAAATTAAAGAAGGAGAAAAAAAAAGAATTCAATCTTTTAAAGGAGTTGTTATAAAAAAACAAGGAAAAGGATTAACTAAAACATTTACAATTCGTAAAATCAGTACAGGAATTGGAATAGAACGTATATTTATTTTCAATCAACCTAACATACAAAAGATAGAAATAAACAAAAAAGGAAAAGTTAGGAGATCTAAAATTTATTATTTTAGAGCTTTAAAAGGAAAAAAAGCTAGAGTAAAAAGTTGA
- the guaB gene encoding IMP dehydrogenase, giving the protein MSLNKKILKEALTFDDVLLIPSYSSILPSEVSLKTSLTHDITMNIPILSAAMDTVTESSLAISIAREGGIGIIHKNMNIENQSEEVYRVKRSESGMIDDPITLSRNSTLKYAKYLMEKFKISGLPVIEDNHSLVGIITKRDIKYRTDLDSLVEEVMTKEKLITSKQNITLEKAKNILLEERIEKLPIVDDCNKLVGLITIRDIDNLIEYPNACKDSRGRLRVGAAVGIDKRTLERVEALVKVGVDIIAIDSAHGHSYKILETIKSIRNSFTKITLLTGNVVTMEGAKDLINAGSTILKVGIGSGSICTTRVIAGVGMPQITAINDVYEYAKKRNVNVISDGGIRYSGDVVKAIAAGASSVMIGSLFAGTDEAPGEEVIFQGRKFKTYVGMGSLIAMKRGSRDRYFQFTEKSVPEGIEAIVPYKGKMRDVIYQICGGLRSGMGYCGVSTIVELMKKGRFVRITNSGLKENHPHSVNITKESPNYFNYKT; this is encoded by the coding sequence ATGTCTTTAAATAAAAAGATTTTAAAAGAAGCTCTTACTTTTGATGATGTTTTACTTATTCCTTCTTATTCATCAATTCTTCCATCAGAAGTTTCTCTTAAAACTTCTCTTACACATGATATTACTATGAATATTCCTATATTAAGTGCTGCTATGGATACAGTTACAGAGTCATCTTTAGCTATATCTATAGCTAGAGAAGGAGGAATAGGAATTATTCATAAAAATATGAATATAGAAAATCAATCAGAAGAGGTTTATCGAGTTAAAAGGAGTGAAAGCGGAATGATAGATGATCCTATTACTCTTTCTAGAAATTCCACATTAAAATATGCTAAATATCTTATGGAAAAATTTAAAATTTCTGGGTTACCTGTTATAGAAGATAATCATTCATTAGTAGGAATTATTACTAAAAGAGATATAAAATACCGTACAGATTTAGATTCTTTAGTTGAAGAAGTGATGACAAAAGAAAAATTAATTACATCTAAACAAAATATAACTCTAGAAAAAGCTAAAAATATTTTGTTGGAAGAAAGAATAGAAAAATTGCCAATCGTGGATGATTGTAATAAATTAGTGGGATTGATTACGATTCGTGATATTGATAATTTGATTGAATATCCTAATGCTTGTAAAGATTCTAGAGGACGTTTACGTGTAGGTGCTGCTGTTGGCATAGATAAAAGAACTTTAGAAAGAGTAGAAGCTTTAGTTAAAGTAGGAGTAGATATTATAGCTATAGATTCGGCACATGGTCATTCTTATAAAATTTTGGAAACAATAAAATCTATCAGAAATTCTTTTACAAAAATCACACTATTAACAGGAAATGTAGTTACTATGGAAGGCGCCAAAGATTTGATAAATGCCGGTTCGACTATTTTAAAAGTAGGAATCGGATCTGGATCTATCTGTACAACGCGAGTTATAGCTGGAGTAGGTATGCCACAAATAACAGCTATTAATGATGTATATGAATATGCTAAAAAAAGAAATGTTAACGTAATTTCTGATGGAGGAATTAGATATTCAGGAGATGTAGTAAAAGCTATTGCTGCCGGAGCAAGTTCTGTAATGATTGGAAGTTTATTTGCTGGAACAGATGAGGCTCCAGGAGAAGAAGTTATTTTTCAAGGAAGAAAATTTAAAACTTATGTAGGAATGGGGTCATTAATAGCTATGAAAAGAGGAAGTAGAGATCGGTATTTTCAATTTACCGAAAAATCTGTTCCGGAAGGAATAGAAGCTATAGTTCCTTATAAAGGAAAAATGAGAGATGTTATTTATCAAATTTGTGGAGGATTACGTTCTGGAATGGGATATTGTGGAGTTTCCACTATTGTGGAACTTATGAAGAAAGGAAGATTTGTAAGAATTACCAATTCAGGATTAAAAGAAAATCATCCTCACAGTGTAAATATTACAAAAGAATCTCCTAACTATTTTAATTATAAAACATAA